The genomic DNA ATGGCTGATCCCGTGGTCGGTGAAGAAGACAACAAGAGTATTGGCGAGCAGTTTCTCTCGCTTCAATCTTTCGATCACCAGGCCGACATGATGATCAGTCAGTCGGACGCTATCGAGGTAAGTCGACCAGTCTCTCAGGAGAACGGGATCGCGAGGATAGTATGGAGGAAGCTGAACAGACTGCGGCTCGGTAATGCTGCCGAAGACTTTTTCAATTTGTTGATCAAACTTGTCATAGCTTGCCTCGGATGCACCGCGCAGTTTTCCACCATGCAATTGGACCTGCATAAAGAAGGGTTGGTCATTTTTTCGTTTCGCCCAGTCGTTGCTGTCGTAGATCGACTTGTCCCAATCAAAGTTGTAATCCGTCTTCCCCAGTCTATTTTTTGTCGACGGGGTCAGCGGCAACATTCTGTAATCAAGATCCGTCAACCCACTTCCCATGCAGGTGTAATAACCTGCTTCCTGAAAGATGGCTGGAATCGGTCGCACACCATCTGGCAGTTGAATGCGATGCTCTCCCTGACCACTGCGGTGGTGATGCGCCCCAATCGAAGTCTGGTACATCCCAGTTATCAGTGCAGAACGAAATGGAGAACAGACGGGTGAAGTCGCATAGGCACGCGTAAACCGAATTCCTCTTTCTGCCAATTGGTCGACATGCGGTGTCTGTATCGTCTTCTCGCCATAGCAGGAAAAATTCGCGGACATATCATCGACTACAAACCACAGGACATTTGGTCGCTCGGCGGCTGAAAGTGAAGAAACCGAAAGCACGATCGCACAGAGGCAGATCAACGAGAACCGTTTTGTGATCGTCATGTGTTGTGTGACTCCATCTCATGTGCCCTCAAACTGACTTTGCAATTCATCCTGAATAACTTACACCATTCCTCCGACATTTACTCTCCAAGCAGTTTCTTTCTCTTCGTTGCCTCAGCAAAAATCGTGATCGTTTTCATCCTTTATGGCCTGATTTAGATGGACG from Thalassoglobus polymorphus includes the following:
- a CDS encoding sulfatase family protein codes for the protein MTITKRFSLICLCAIVLSVSSLSAAERPNVLWFVVDDMSANFSCYGEKTIQTPHVDQLAERGIRFTRAYATSPVCSPFRSALITGMYQTSIGAHHHRSGQGEHRIQLPDGVRPIPAIFQEAGYYTCMGSGLTDLDYRMLPLTPSTKNRLGKTDYNFDWDKSIYDSNDWAKRKNDQPFFMQVQLHGGKLRGASEASYDKFDQQIEKVFGSITEPQSVQLPPYYPRDPVLLRDWSTYLDSVRLTDHHVGLVIERLKREKLLANTLVVFFTDHGISHARGKQFLYDEGTHIPLIIAGPGVERGKTRTDLVEHIDIAALSLAAAGIQVPKVMQGDDLLSADYKQKTALFAARDRCGEAADRIRSVRTGEYLYIKNFYPSRPHLMPSSYKDGKLIVQRLRELHADGKLSSLSEELLFSPTRPAEELYLYGSDPWQTRNLADDPTHKNALAKHRERLNDWIHRTGDLGPETPEVYDQEIQAQLNSTRSKKVRETYSRNAEQYRRWASEGK